In Gadus morhua chromosome 2, gadMor3.0, whole genome shotgun sequence, a single window of DNA contains:
- the nubp1 gene encoding cytosolic Fe-S cluster assembly factor nubp1, producing the protein MKEDRDSIMSDVPSNAPEHCPGTTSEKAGKGSACQGCPNQTLCASGATKAPDPAIAEIAEKMLTVKHKILVLSGKGGVGKSTFSAHLAHALASDVSKEVAVLDVDICGPSIPRIMGLDGEQVHQSGSGWSPVYVEENLAVMSIGFLLSSPDDAVIWRGPKKNGMIKQFLRDVDWGDLDYLIVDTPPGTSDEHLSIVQYLSTAGIDGAVIITTPQEVSLQDVRKEIRFCQKVKLPIIGVVENMSGFVCPKCKNTSQIFPPTTGGAERMCEELGLRLLGKVPLDPRIGRSCDEGRSFLAEVPDSPAALAYSRIVKSIQEYCSNLLTEEQRLD; encoded by the exons ATGAAGGAGGACAGGGATTCAATTATGTCCGATGTCCCCAGCAATGCGCCAGAAC ACTGTCCTGGAACTACCAGTGAAAAGGCAGGGAAGGGCTCAGCATGCCAGGGCTGCCCGAACCAGACGCTCTGTGCCTCCGGTGCCACCAAGGCTCCTGACCCCG cCATCGCGGAGATAGCGGAGAAGATGCTGACGGTGAAGCACAAGATCCTGGTGCTCTCTGGGAAAGGCGGGGTGGGGAAGAGCACCTTCAGCGCCCACCTGGCCCACGCTCTGGCCAGCGACGTCAgcaaggag GTGGCCGTGCTTGACGTGGACATCTGTGGGCCCTCTATCCCGAGGATCATGGGTCTGGACGGAGAACAG GTCCATCAGAGTGGCTCGGGTTGGTCCCCTGTG TACGTGGAGGAGAACCTGGCCGTCATGTCCATCGGCTTCCTGCTCAGCAGCCCGGACGACGCCGTCATCTGGAGAGGGCCCAAGAAGAACG GCATGATCAAGCAGTTCTTGAGGGATGTTGATTGGGGGGACCTGGATTACCTCATCGTGGACACGCCCCCTGGCACCTCAGACGAGCATCTGTCCATCGTCCAGTACCTGAGCACTGCTGGCATTGATGGGGCTGTTATCATCACCACACCTCAg GAGGTGTCGCTGCAGGACGTGCGCAAGGAGATCCGGTTCTGCCAGAAGGTCAAGCTGCCAATCATAGGCGTGGTGGAGAACATGAGTGGCTTCGTCTGCCCCAAGTGCAAG AACACGTCGCAGATCTTCCCTCCGACCACCGGGGGCGCTGAGCGTATGTGCGAGGAGCTGGGGCTCCGCCTGCTGGGCAAGGTGCCCCTGGACCCCAGGATCGGGCGCAGCTGCGACGAGGGGCGGTCCTTCCTCGCCGAGGTGCCCGACTCCCCCGCAGCCCTGGCCTACAGCCGCATCGTGAAGA gcatTCAGGAATATTGTTCCAACCTCCTCACCGAGGAGCAGAGACTGGACTGA